One genomic segment of candidate division WOR-3 bacterium includes these proteins:
- a CDS encoding aldo/keto reductase, protein MRYVKFGKTGEEISALGMGCMRLPVKNSINEIDRQKAIKVLEKAIESGINYFDTAYPYHGGNSESFLGEFLKNGLRKKIHVATKLPVWKVGKDDDFEIYLDEQMKKLRTDFIDYYLLHSLHDSSWKKVKELSVLEKAFKAKRQGKIGHVGFSFHDEFKVFKDILEYCGEWDFCQIQYNFMNEEFQAGTKGLELAYSKGIPVIVMEPLLGGNLVTPPESVRKIWELSSVQKTPAEWALSWLWNKKEVSLILSGMNDVRQISENVRTAEDSKPGFLTEEDLLLFEKVKNTYDQMKHFQCTGCSYCMPCPSEVFIPGVLSLYSDLLMYKNVNNVKNRYQFIPEKNRADKCVKCGLCETKCPQRLNIMALLDEFKEAVK, encoded by the coding sequence GTGAGATATGTCAAATTCGGAAAGACCGGTGAGGAGATTTCGGCACTGGGGATGGGTTGTATGAGACTGCCGGTGAAGAATTCTATCAATGAAATAGACCGGCAGAAAGCGATAAAGGTCCTTGAAAAAGCAATCGAATCCGGGATTAATTATTTCGACACAGCTTATCCGTATCACGGAGGTAACAGCGAATCGTTCCTCGGCGAGTTTTTGAAAAATGGTCTGAGAAAAAAAATTCACGTTGCGACGAAACTTCCAGTTTGGAAAGTCGGGAAAGATGACGATTTTGAAATATATCTCGATGAGCAAATGAAAAAGCTCAGGACCGATTTTATTGATTATTATCTTCTGCATTCCCTTCATGATTCATCGTGGAAAAAAGTCAAGGAGCTGTCTGTCCTCGAAAAGGCGTTCAAGGCAAAACGACAGGGAAAAATAGGGCATGTTGGATTTTCTTTCCACGATGAGTTCAAGGTTTTTAAGGATATATTGGAATATTGCGGGGAATGGGATTTTTGCCAGATCCAGTACAATTTCATGAATGAAGAATTTCAGGCGGGCACCAAAGGCTTGGAACTGGCTTACTCGAAAGGCATCCCCGTTATAGTAATGGAACCGCTTTTGGGCGGAAATCTTGTCACTCCTCCGGAAAGTGTGCGGAAAATATGGGAACTGAGTTCTGTGCAAAAAACACCGGCGGAATGGGCTCTTTCATGGCTTTGGAACAAAAAGGAAGTGTCTTTGATCCTGAGCGGAATGAATGATGTCAGGCAGATCTCTGAGAATGTCCGCACCGCAGAGGATTCAAAGCCGGGTTTTCTTACCGAAGAGGATTTGCTTTTGTTTGAAAAAGTTAAAAACACTTACGACCAAATGAAGCATTTTCAGTGCACAGGTTGTTCATACTGCATGCCATGCCCTTCCGAAGTTTTCATTCCCGGAGTATTGAGTCTTTATTCCGATCTTTTGATGTACAAAAACGTTAATAACGTCAAAAACAGATATCAATTCATACCCGAAAAGAACAGGGCGGATAAATGCGTTAAATGCGGTCTCTGCGAAACGAAATGCCCTCAGCGTTTGAATATCATGGCTTTGTTGGACGAGTTCAAAGAAGCGGTAAAGTGA